In a single window of the Zea mays cultivar B73 chromosome 5, Zm-B73-REFERENCE-NAM-5.0, whole genome shotgun sequence genome:
- the LOC103627330 gene encoding ETHYLENE INSENSITIVE 3-like 5 protein, with translation MEHDVAHGAGGAVPAGEEAFEVAHQLLAQEEFSDSESIQISDLKRRMWRDQMLLNRLECRADVFSAAGGAGPSSSRPLGPPTAGAHGEDEEEEEEVEAPEVRCRRKAMLRAQDGVLRHMLKMMEACNARGFVYGVINEAGEPMLGSSDSLRGWWKDNVSFDRAGPMALVTAPTGESPPGPASCLHRLQDIQDSTLGSVLSALIQHCVPPQRSFPLERGLAPPWWPTGKEAWWGSQGEVQAHQGAPPYRKPHDLKKAWKISLLSSVIKHMSPRFDQMRKLVWQSKRLQQRMSAKETETWSKILRQEETLSRRLKSSLRITPLDGDDDDDMDRDGLEDVVRGVQDKRKRELISSSSGGRAELVADENPIDELLKRHYNLVPDQHGIVVAPENDAGELDLLYGVVDDVPPDVLFDLIASCSGADDAFRLILD, from the coding sequence ATGGAGCACGACGTCGCGcacggtgcaggcggcgctgtccccgcAGGCGAAGAAGCGTTCGAGGTAGCTCATCAGTTGCTGGCGCAGGAGGAGTTCAGCGACTCGGAGTCCATCCAGATCTCCGACCTGAAGCGCCGCATGTGGAGGGACCAGATGCTGCTCAACAGGCTGGAGTGCCGCGCGGACGTCTTCAGTGCCGCCGGCGGGGCGGGGCCGTCTTCGTCCAGGCCGCTCGGGCCACCGACCGCGGGCGCGCACGGggaggacgaggaggaggaggaggaggtggaggcccCCGAGGTGCGGTGCCGGCGCAAGGCGATGCTGCGCGCGCAGGACGGCGTCCTCCGCCACATGCTCAAGATGATGGAGGCGTGCAACGCGCGCGGGTTCGTGTACGGCGTCATCAACGAGGCCGGCGAGCCCATGTTGGGCTCCTCCGACAGCCTGCGCGGCTGGTGGAAGGACAACGTCAGCTTCGACCGGGCCGGGCCCATGGCGCTCGTCACGGCGCCCACCGGCGAGAGCCCGCCGGGGCCCGCGTCCTGCCTGCACCGCCTCCAGGACATCCAGGACAGCACGCTGGGGTCCGTGCTCTCGGCGCTCATCCAGCACTGCGTGCCGCCGCAGCGGAGCTTCCCGCTGGAGCGCGGGCTGGCGCCGCCGTGGTGGCCGACCGGGAAGGAGGCCTGGTGGGGCTCCCAGGGCGAGGTCCAGGCGCACCAGGGCGCGCCGCCGTACCGGAAGCCGCACGACCTCAAGAAGGCGTGGAAGATCTCGCTGCTGAGCTCGGTGATCAAGCACATGAGCCCGCGCTTCGACCAGATGCGCAAGCTCGTGTGGCAGTCCAAGCGCCTGCAGCAGAGGATGAGCGCCAAGGAGACGGAGACGTGGTCCAAGATCCTCCGCCAGGAGGAGACGCTCAGCCGACGCCTCAAGAGCTCGCTCAGGATCACGCCCCTTGAcggcgacgacgatgacgacatgGACCGAGACGGCCTGGAGGACGTAGTCCGCGGTGTGCaggacaagcgcaagcgcgagctgaTAAGTAGCAGCAGCGGAGGGCGCGCCGAGCTGGTGGCGGATGAGAACCCGATCGACGAACTCCTGAAGCGTCACTACAACCTCGTGCCTGATCAGCACGGGATCGTCGTCGCGCCGGAGAACGATGCGGGAGAGCTCGACCTGCTGTACGGTGTCGTCGACGACGTGCCGCCGGACGTGCTCTTCGATCTCATCGCGAGCTGTTCGGGAGCCGACGACGCGTTCCGCCTGATCCTGGACTGA